DNA from Nitrospina gracilis Nb-211:
CGCTTCATGTAGTTCTCCGTTGGGCTGGAATCGGGGATGGGCCGAAAAAAATAGAAGGGGTAAAATATCAGGAATTTCGCATTTTAGCAACGCTGAGGCGGCTTGTCGGTCCCCATTCCGCAAAAAATCACTAACCTTTTAATTTTTAAACAGTTATACTGAATTTCGTTTGGCAGGAACCCTATGAAAGGAAGCATGAATGGATTCATTCATTCAAAAAGGTGTCACTTTGAAGGGCGTTTTGCACGTCAAGGGCGTGGTGCTGGTGGAAGGCCGCGTGGAAGGCGAGGTGTTCGCCGCCGATCATCTGATTGTCGGTGAATCGGGCAACATCCTGGGCAACGTTCAAGCCGGGTACCTGACCAACCGGGGCACCATTCAGGGCGATGTCTCCGCTGGCAACAAAGTGGTTCTGGTGGAGAAAAGCCATCTGACCGGAGACATTTCGGCGTTTCAGTTGGTCGTGGAGGAGGGATCGGTGTTTGACGGACGTTGCAAAATGCTGTCAAAACCCACCTACCAGCCGAAACCGGAAACGTCGGAACCGGAATTGACCGCCAAACCCGCGGCTCCGAAAAACGGCACCCAGGCCAAGCCCGCACCAGCGGGAAAACCCGCATCCGATACCGCCGCCGGTAACAAGGCAAACAATAAGGACAAACCTAAAGATCCTTCCGCCTCCGGCGTCGGTAATTTCTTCCGCCAGTTGTTTTCGGGTTAATGACCGGCCCCCGCCAGCCGGTTCAAAAGAGATTCAATCCCTTGGCGCTGACATAAAACGCGTAGCATGCCAGCAACAGCACCCCTCCGCCTTTTTGCAGGCGGTGCTTCATGTTGATCATGATGAGAAGCATGCAGGTGAGGGCGGTGGTGAAAATGAGGTCCGCCTGAATCGGTTCCTGAATCTTGAGTTCGTCGATCGACGCGGTCGCTCCCAGCACCATGAAGATGTTGAAGATGTTACTGCCGAACACGTTGCCCAGCGCCATTTCCCCGTGGCCGCGCAATGCGGACATGGTGGAGGAAACGATTTCCGGCAGGCTGGTGCCGACGGCGATGATGGTGATGCCGATGAACCACTCGCTGATACCGAAGTTGCGCGCCAGGTTGACTCCGCCAAGCACCATTCCCCGCGCCCCTGCCACCAACAGGAGCAGGCCCATCACGATCAAAATAAACTGAAACGCGATCGGTTTGCCGCGGAACCATTTCAGCTCGTCTTCAAACTGGAGGAGCGAGTCCTCTTCATCTTTCAACGCGCGGAGGATGTACCATCCGATTCCAAGCAGAAACAGCAATCCCTCCCATCGAACCAGTTTCTGGTCCCAGACAAAAAGAATCAGCAGAAAGGAAGCGATGAGGAGGGGCGGGGTTTCCAGGCGGAAGCGAACCTTGTCGATGGTAACCGGGACCAGCAGGGCGGTGAGGCCCAGTACCAGCCCAACGTTGGCGACATTGCTCCCGACCACGTTGCCCATGGCCACTTCCGGCGAACCTTCCAGCGCCGCCAGCAGGCTGACCGCCAACTCCGGCGCGGAGGTGCCAAAGCCCATCACCGTGGCGCCAATGACGAAGGGGCTGACCCGGTAATGCTGGGCAATGCGCAGGCATCCGCCGATCAGCAGCTCTCCTCCGTAATACAGAAGAAGCAGGCCTCCCAGTATGAAGATGATATCCAGAAACATGAAGGGTGTGCGCTGGGTTGGAAGTTATTTTTTGCGTGGCGGTAAGTCGAATACCGAAGATATCAGGTTCGCCGGGCAAAGAAAATAAAAATGAGGAAAGTGGTGAAAAGCCGGGGCTAAGAGGAGGAAAGCCCCGGCTTTTCTGGGTCACGGGGGGAGGGACCCAAGAGCTCAGTGTGCGTGGCCGGACCGTTCCGTATGGGGCTCGTGATCCGTCGATTTCATGCCCGATCCTTCTTCGTGGTCGGTGCGTTGCGGCGCGGTCCGGTGGTCCATCATGCCGCTGCTGCCTTCGTCCATGTGGCCGGATTTCATGGAGTCGGGGCGACTTTCATCTTTGTATTCGTGGCCGTACTCAGGGCCGGGCTCCGACAATACGGAGGAACCACTGCCTTCTTCAAACATGTTGTGTTGGGATTCCATCTTGCGCGTGTCCTTTTTCTCGTGATCGTGTGCGCCTTCATGGGAAATCGCGAAAAAGGGAATGGACCAGATCAGAAGCGCCGCCGTCAGAACGGGTATGATTTTTTTCATGGATGTCTCCGGATAACAGGCATTCAGGTTGGGTAACGGGAACCGAACCCTGGGGGTAGAGTTCCCTTCGGCATTAGATTAGGGTTTTTGCCTTCCCGAAAGGAAGCCTTAATTTCAGTGGTGAGTCGGTGGGAATAAAAAAACCTTTCAGAAAAATTCAGCGGACTGAATCTTTCTGAAAGGTTTCAAACAAGCGGAGGAACCCCGGTGAAGGGGCGATGGATTATTGTGTGATCTTGCGCACCAGCGTTTTGGGATAACCCAGTTTTGCGATTTCCTTCTGGTAACGGGCGGCCAGGTCTTTGGATGCAAAGCCGCCGACGCGGATCACATGGATCGGCGTGCTCACACTCCTTTTTTCGATCTGGGTGAAGATTCCCTGTTCTGCCAGCTTTTCCTTTATGGCTTCCGCCTGTTTCAACGAACGGGTCTTGTCCAGCATGATGGCATAGTTGCCGTCCTGGGCCGGGATCAAGTCCGGGGTATGCCCCTTGCTCTTGAGTTCTTTCATGAGGAACTGAGCGCTATCTGGGGACGAAAACCCGCCGATCAGCAGCGTGTGCATGGAGGACATGCTCTCGATCTGGCTGACGTTGGTCGGAAGTCCGGCTCCCTTTAACTTTTTCAGCATGCGGTCGGCGTTGGATTTGACGGAAAACGCGCCGACCTGAACGAAATAGTCACCCGCCGGGGGATTGACCGGCAGTCCGTTCGATTTCACTTCCGCTTTGGCTTGTTTAACGACCGGCTTTTCTTTGACCGGCGCTTTCTCCTGCGGCATTTCGTTGACTGGATCTGTGGCGGACGGTGATTCATCAAGAGTGTTCAATGCTTCGCTGATTGCCGTGACCGCCTGGTTTTCCACTTCGTTCAGCGTGGGTGCGGTTTTTTCCTTCGCGGTGGTTTCGGGCGCCGGCGTTTCTTTCATCTGGTCCGCCGGGACGGTTGGGTCCCCAATGGGGGCGGTTTCCGGTCCCGGGGCCGGTTGCGGTTCCACCTTCGCGGTCTGGTCCATACCGGGCAAGCCGGGCAGGGACTGATTTTCCACCCCGAGGTAGAGCAGGGCCGCCAGCGCGATGGCGATCAGGGCGATCAATGCAAACTTGGCGTTCTTGTAACGGATCTGCTTATCTATTTCAGCCATGGCCTCGATTTCCGATTCATCGATGAGTTCGTCGATGCGTTTGAGGAATTTTTTGTCGGCGTTTTCGGTCTGTTTTGGTTCGGCAAACAAACTGGGTCGGGACATGATTCTTTCCGTTCCAAATGGAATGAACGTGGACGAATGGGGATGCGGGGCCGGGTGAAGGGAAAGAGTAAATCCGTGCGAACATCCGGTAAATCTGCTAGTGTAGAAAATGCTTTGGAGCCGGAAACGGATGCGGCAGACACATCCCCTTTAAAATCAAAAGAAAGTATATATTGCATTTTTTGGCCTGTCAAGCAAAACTGATTGAAAAATAACACGTTTTTTCATTTCTGGCGACCCCTTATTTAAACAAATTTTAAGTAATCATCTTATGGGTTCCGCGGTCGATCTTTCTGTCAATCTGGGCACATTTTCGCTGGCCAATCCGGTGCTGGGGGCATCCGGCACGTTTGGATACGGACTGGAGTTCACCCCGTTCGTGGACCTCAACCGCATCGGCGGATTTTGTACCAAGGGACTCTCGCTGAAACCGCGTATCGGCAACCCCGCACCGCGTGTGGTCGAAACGGCGGCGGGCATGCTCAATTCCATCGGCCTGGAAAACGTCGGCTTCGACCGCTTCCGCGATGAAAAACTGCCGCACCTGCAAATGTACAACTGCCGCGTGATCTGCAACTTCTTTGGCGACACGGTGGCGGAATACGAGGAGATGGCGCACGCCCTGTCTCTACTGGAACGGGTGGATGCGCTGGAGATGAACATTTCGTGCCCGAACGTGGAAGAGGGCGGGGTGCAGTTCAGCGCCGATCCCAAAACCGTGGAGAAGGTGGTGGGCGCCGCGCGCCGTGCCACGGACAAGTTTCTGATCGTCAAGCTGTCTCCCAACGTCACCGACATCACCCAGACCGCCAAGGCGGCGGAGGCGGCGGGAGCGAATGCGGTGTCTCTGGTCAACACCTACGTCGGCATGGTGTTGGATGCGGAGACGGCGCGGCCTTACCTGGGAAACGGCAACGGCACCGGCGGGCTGTCGGGTCCCGCCATCAAACCCATTGCGCTCAACATGGTGTACCAGACGTCGCAGGCGGTGACGATTCCGGTGATCGGGCTGGGCGGCATCCGTACGGCGGAAGACGCCATCGAATACATTCTGGCGGGGGCCTCCGCCATTCAGGTGGGCACGGCGAACTTCTTCGATCCCCGCGCCACCATGAAAATCCTGGACGGGTTGACCGACTGGTGCCGCGAACACGGCATCGACCGGATTGAGTCGCTCCGCGGCCGCGCCTGGAAAAAGTGACGGGTCAGGGCAGGTACACGCGCGGCACGCGCTTGCCGACGCCGCACAGGGTTTCGTAAGGAATGGTGTTGTAGCGGGCGGAGAGTTCCTCCACCGTGATGACTTCATTCCCCTGTTTCCCGAACAGCACCACCTCTTCGCCTTCCCGCACCTCCGGCAGGTCGGTGGCATCCACCATGCACGTATCCATGCAGATGGTCCCCACCTGCGGCGCACGTCGGCCGCCGATGAGCACTTCCATGTTTCCCGACAACGCACGGTTCAGGCCGTCGGCGTAACCCACCGGCAGGACGGCGATGCGGCTGTCGCGGCGGGTGATGAAACGGCGGCCGTAACTCAGGTATGAATGCGCAGGCAGGGCATTGATGCGGAGCACCCGCGTTTTCCAGTGCATCACCGGCTTCAGTTCCGGAGTATGTCTTGGTGCGTGGCCCTGTGGCGCGGGCGGAACCACTCCGTACAGCGCGATGCCCAGCCGCACCATGTTGTATTGGCTATCGGCAAAGTTGAGCAGGCCGGCGCTGTTGGCGCAGTGAACCGGAGGGCAGGGCAGGTTTTTCCGTTCCAGCAGGTCGATGGTCTCCCGCATGCGTTGCAGTTGGAGTTGGGTGTAGTCCGCGTCTTCATCCGCGGAAGACAGATGGGTGAACACGGAGGCGACGTTGAGTGTTTTGAGGCCGTACAGGAATTCGAGATACGCCGGCAACTCCTCCCAGTCGATGCCGAGGCGTCCCATGCCCGTGTCCACTTTGATGTGGACGTCGGCACGTCGGTTGTGCGCCGCCGCTTTTTTGGCGATGGCTTCCGCCAGCGGTTCCGAGCACAGCGTGGTGGACAGGTTGTAGCGGAGCAGGTCGTCGATCTCATCGGGCAAAATACCGATCAACACATGAATGGGCGCGTCGATGCCGCAGTGGCGAAGCTCGATGCCTTCGGCGAGGATGCCGACGCCCAGCATGTCGGCTCCGGCGGAGAGAGCCGCCTCGGCGCAGGGTTGAGCCCCGTGGCCGTAGGCGTCGGCCTTGACCACCGCCATCAGGCGCACCCCGGGATTCAGGCAGTTGCGCAAAGCCCGGGTGTTGAAGCGGAATGCATCCAGATCGATTTCCGCCCTGGTGGAGCGGTGCAGGCCCAGTCCGTTGGCCGCAGGCATGTCTAGTGAGTTTGGAATGGTGAACTCCGGTTAAAGGTGAACGGTGCGTGACCGTCGAATCATTCCCTTCGGGTTCGGCCGGTGGTCGAAACGCGTTTCGCCACTTTGGCCTTGCCGGTGGGCCGGCACGGGCGGCAGGACATGAAGGAGTCTTCCTTCGCTGTTTTGCGGATCTGGTAGCCCCGGTCGCTGTAAAAATTGTAGGCCATGGCGTTGTGTCCGCTTTCTTCCTGGCACCAGTAGGTGAAGCCGCATCCTTCCGGGAAAATGTAGTCGATGTGAACGATGTCGTCGTTGAAGTCGTAGTTTTTGGACTCGTGGTCGTAAAGGTTGCGGCAATCCTGGCTTTTGGGCAGGCGCCAGTCGGTGTAGCCTGCAAACTGTTTTTCGTTCATCAGCTTGACGTACTTGTTGGCACCCGCCCAACTGCACCACTTTCCTTTTCGCTGGTAGTAGTCTTCTTTCAACCACATCATTTTGTATTTGGTGTCGGTGACGGTGCCGTCACCGTTGTCCACAAAGCGTTCTCCTTCTGCCACGGTGATCCTCGTTCCAATTGCTTGAGTTTCAGGCTGTTGTCGGAAAGGAACCCGTCCGGCGGGTTCCGAAATTTGCCTTAATATATTAATATCAATGTTTTCAATGGCGCAACTCATTTTAAATAATTCCGGTTTGGACGCGGCCGCCGGCATGGTATCGCATTTTTCCGTGGGGCGTGCCGGCGGCAAAATCCGTTGCCGATGCTATTGGATTTTGTGCTATTTTGTGGCCTCAGGAATTCAAAAACCGGTATGCACTCACACACGAGTGGGTTGTTATATGTAGATATTGAAAGGGATGGAACCACCGTCATGGCAAAAATCGAAGTGCAGACTTTCTTTTATGACTTGATTCATTGCAAGGACAAGATCCTCTCCTGCTTCGATCGGTTTGACGAGCAGTACGGCGACGATGAACGGGGCGCGCTGGTGGCCGGCATCAAGGAGATGGAAGACGGCGAGCTGGTGAACCTGCTCATCAACATCCAGCGGCTGGCGTCAGGGTTTCAGGACATCCAGGAACTGATGACGCAGGCGGAGGAGGAAGAGCTTCAGGCTTCCATCAGCGGCGTGGAAGAGGAGGAAGATGACGATGACGATGACGAAATCTGATCTATTTTGACCATCTCACGCGACCCCCTTTTAAAAACCTTTCCCGGCTTCTTTTCTCATGTTTGACCGCTTTTTCCGATTCGTTTGCCTGGCCCTCCTTTTCCTGCCGGGACTGGCCGCCTGTGGTGCGGCGGACTGCGATTGTGGAGTGTCCGCGGGAGGGCCACTGCCTGAGAGGCTCATCTCCGAGGTGGATGGCAAGGAGATGGTGCTGGTGCCCGCCGGGGAATTCATCATGGGCACGGACATGACCGACCCGGAAAAGAAGCATCTCAAGATCGGCGCGGTCAAACCCCTGTTCCGCGATCAGCAACCCAGCCACACCGTTCACTTGGACGCCTTTTACATCGACAAGTATGAAGTCACCAACCGCGAGTACAAGCAGTTCATTGAGTCGGTGCAGTACCACGAGTTTCCCGCGCACTGGGTGAATGGCATGTACATGCCGGATCAGGGCGACCTGCCGGTGACCAACATCACCTGGGGGGAAGCGCTGGCTTACGCCATGTGGGCCGGCAAATCCCTGCCCACCGAGG
Protein-coding regions in this window:
- a CDS encoding bactofilin family protein yields the protein MDSFIQKGVTLKGVLHVKGVVLVEGRVEGEVFAADHLIVGESGNILGNVQAGYLTNRGTIQGDVSAGNKVVLVEKSHLTGDISAFQLVVEEGSVFDGRCKMLSKPTYQPKPETSEPELTAKPAAPKNGTQAKPAPAGKPASDTAAGNKANNKDKPKDPSASGVGNFFRQLFSG
- a CDS encoding calcium/sodium antiporter, with protein sequence MFLDIIFILGGLLLLYYGGELLIGGCLRIAQHYRVSPFVIGATVMGFGTSAPELAVSLLAALEGSPEVAMGNVVGSNVANVGLVLGLTALLVPVTIDKVRFRLETPPLLIASFLLILFVWDQKLVRWEGLLFLLGIGWYILRALKDEEDSLLQFEDELKWFRGKPIAFQFILIVMGLLLLVAGARGMVLGGVNLARNFGISEWFIGITIIAVGTSLPEIVSSTMSALRGHGEMALGNVFGSNIFNIFMVLGATASIDELKIQEPIQADLIFTTALTCMLLIMINMKHRLQKGGGVLLLACYAFYVSAKGLNLF
- a CDS encoding SPOR domain-containing protein; translated protein: MSRPSLFAEPKQTENADKKFLKRIDELIDESEIEAMAEIDKQIRYKNAKFALIALIAIALAALLYLGVENQSLPGLPGMDQTAKVEPQPAPGPETAPIGDPTVPADQMKETPAPETTAKEKTAPTLNEVENQAVTAISEALNTLDESPSATDPVNEMPQEKAPVKEKPVVKQAKAEVKSNGLPVNPPAGDYFVQVGAFSVKSNADRMLKKLKGAGLPTNVSQIESMSSMHTLLIGGFSSPDSAQFLMKELKSKGHTPDLIPAQDGNYAIMLDKTRSLKQAEAIKEKLAEQGIFTQIEKRSVSTPIHVIRVGGFASKDLAARYQKEIAKLGYPKTLVRKITQ
- a CDS encoding dihydroorotate dehydrogenase — encoded protein: MGSAVDLSVNLGTFSLANPVLGASGTFGYGLEFTPFVDLNRIGGFCTKGLSLKPRIGNPAPRVVETAAGMLNSIGLENVGFDRFRDEKLPHLQMYNCRVICNFFGDTVAEYEEMAHALSLLERVDALEMNISCPNVEEGGVQFSADPKTVEKVVGAARRATDKFLIVKLSPNVTDITQTAKAAEAAGANAVSLVNTYVGMVLDAETARPYLGNGNGTGGLSGPAIKPIALNMVYQTSQAVTIPVIGLGGIRTAEDAIEYILAGASAIQVGTANFFDPRATMKILDGLTDWCREHGIDRIESLRGRAWKK
- the alr gene encoding alanine racemase, with amino-acid sequence MPAANGLGLHRSTRAEIDLDAFRFNTRALRNCLNPGVRLMAVVKADAYGHGAQPCAEAALSAGADMLGVGILAEGIELRHCGIDAPIHVLIGILPDEIDDLLRYNLSTTLCSEPLAEAIAKKAAAHNRRADVHIKVDTGMGRLGIDWEELPAYLEFLYGLKTLNVASVFTHLSSADEDADYTQLQLQRMRETIDLLERKNLPCPPVHCANSAGLLNFADSQYNMVRLGIALYGVVPPAPQGHAPRHTPELKPVMHWKTRVLRINALPAHSYLSYGRRFITRRDSRIAVLPVGYADGLNRALSGNMEVLIGGRRAPQVGTICMDTCMVDATDLPEVREGEEVVLFGKQGNEVITVEELSARYNTIPYETLCGVGKRVPRVYLP
- a CDS encoding Lcl C-terminal domain-containing protein, whose protein sequence is MAEGERFVDNGDGTVTDTKYKMMWLKEDYYQRKGKWCSWAGANKYVKLMNEKQFAGYTDWRLPKSQDCRNLYDHESKNYDFNDDIVHIDYIFPEGCGFTYWCQEESGHNAMAYNFYSDRGYQIRKTAKEDSFMSCRPCRPTGKAKVAKRVSTTGRTRRE
- a CDS encoding formylglycine-generating enzyme family protein; translated protein: MFDRFFRFVCLALLFLPGLAACGAADCDCGVSAGGPLPERLISEVDGKEMVLVPAGEFIMGTDMTDPEKKHLKIGAVKPLFRDQQPSHTVHLDAFYIDKYEVTNREYKQFIESVQYHEFPAHWVNGMYMPDQGDLPVTNITWGEALAYAMWAGKSLPTEAQWEKAARGTDGRLYPWGNDYKKGISNIGLDGPRKLMPVGSFPEDVSPFQAFDMAGNVMEWTLNWYLPYPGSDFEFKKFGTDLKVLRGNGFQEGGHFFLDEYRYVFHRSEVKPDDFFDNVGFRCVSPFLVSAEES